The Juglans microcarpa x Juglans regia isolate MS1-56 chromosome 2D, Jm3101_v1.0, whole genome shotgun sequence DNA window TTTCCGGTTTTGGTTTAGAACAGTACTTTATGTTGGGAAAAAGACGCATTCCTGAAGGACACTTGTAAGCAGCTCGATCCCTATAAAGCCATGCATTAATTGGCCTGTCATGTTCATCTATATGTGCAATTCTTAATGTCAAGGGTGCTTCCCATGACATTCTCCctagaagctagctagctagctccctCGCAGTTGGAATCCACTTGGAGTTTGGACATGACAAACACCTGACTTTCTCGGCAATGAGCTTAATTTGCGTGATGAGATTGCTTTCCCTAGCTACCTAACACACTTAACTTATTCATTAactatatgattatatatattatatatatatatatttaagagctTTTGATGGCTGAAAAAAAGCCAGTTTAATTTGGTGATCCCCCACTCTCCCACATCATTGACTATAGATGGAAGAAACTGTGAATAGAACTGCTTGATTATCCTTTTGGCAATCCAAGTCTTATTTTATTTCGGGAAAGACAACTTCAAAACAGTCCTTCCCCCATTTTTCTGAGACATATTAGTCTGCAATAATGCTTTAGTTAGCCATAAGCCGAAGCTCAAGAAGCATCATGaggttatattttaatattccAACAACTACAGGCTTTCTAACCAATGATTTGGGCAGCTTCTTTAATTTTAACATGGAGAGTTAAAAAAGGGCCTTCCAGTaagaaaagatatatatatatatatatatatatatatatatatatatatatagtactgtaaTTTCGTGCCCATGATAATGCTGccgttttgaaaatttaaaacaaaaagtgatcataagaaaaatgatataatattgaaatcccATATCTGTTGAAGACCTTCGATTGATACTTGTCCCTCCCTTACAGGCCGAAAGTCGCCGAACAGTCGTCATAATCAATCCATTCAcgttctctttctctcactagGCTGATTGGATTCAATATCTATCAATATTAATGCAAATCTCATGCCGTTGAGTACTTGCACATGGATATCCATGATATATCTTGAGCCCCACGTCGTTGATCGATCGATCTAATATTGCAGCATATTCTCCTCATTATTAGTTTATCTTAAtgcattcatctttttttgGGTTCTGAATGTTGTTTAATATTCCACAAAAACGACACAATCTTGACAAATATCTATACTCTTGTATAGGCTGTATACTGCATGCACACACATAGCATTACAGTCTTCAACATAAAATCTACGTacgtattatattatatatgtgtaacTTATTTAAGCCATGTTTATAGCATGCATGTTCATTAATTAAGGCGGAATATTTATGGATGATGATCTATAATCTTGTATATAATTAGAACATTATAAGAAAGTACTGCAACTGATCAAGAACAAATCAAATCTTGTAAACGATACTAGATCACGAGAACACAGCGCGGGCCTGCAATATTCCTCAAAACCCGATTGAGGttataaattttgttgtttGGAATTAATACATGTGTGGGGCCATCAGATCTTCCCGGAGCTTATACTTTGTCACAATTTTGTTAGCAAATCATGAGAATCTTAATTAATCTTGCGTAAATTGGTATCTTTGTCAGGTCATCAGAACTTAACTCCTCATCAACCACCATTATATATATTCGTATGGATCTCATGGAGATTGGACAAAGAAAGCTTTGACAAGATGACACAAGCTAACAGTTGtcacatatatacataacaAGTATATCTGTAAAAAAGTTTGATCTTGCTTACACTACAGAATCAATGATTGATATtatttcactctctctctctctctctctctctctaatattttgtttttctgagCTGATGAAGGACCTTTTTATGTCATAGGCTTTCTATATATAAGGGGGTCTTAGACTGAAGTTTCATTCAGCAGCGCTTTCAGCACTCTTCTCTTATCTCTTATCTCTCATAGCCATAGCAGCTTTCtactcaaaattctcaaatgcAAAAGAGGCTTCATTATTTACAAGACAAGCTAGTTATGGCTATAGAGATTGAGCAACCTTCTGCTCATGTGGGGCTATCAAAAGTTGCAGTTTCTGACACTCATGGGGAAGACTCCCCGTATTTTGCCGGCTGGAAAGCATACGATGAAAACCCTTATGATGAACTTAGTAATCCATCGGGTGTCATACAGATGGGGCTGGCAGAAAATCAAGTGAGTATCTGCAAGAGCTTTCATAAAAAGTGCAGAagcaaaattagaaaatttgttGATTTCACTTCCTCACTTCAAAGAATTTGCATGTAACTTTCTTTGTTGTTTCTTAAACAGGTTTCATTTGACTTGTTGGAAGAGTACCTAGAAAAGCATGCAGAAGCCTCTAGCTGGGGAAAAGGTGTCTCTGGCTTTAGAGAGAATGCTTTGTTTCAAGATTACCATGGACTTCAATCATTCAGAAAGGCAATGGCAAGTTTTATGGAACAAATAAGAGGGGGGAGAGCAAAATTCGACTCTGAAAGAGTAGTCCTGACTGCGGGTGCGACTGCTGCTAATGAGCTGTTGACCTTCATTCTGGCAGATCCTGGAGATGCTTTGCTTGTTCCAACCCCATACTATCCAGGgtaagaaaaagttatatatcCTGCCTCATGAAACTTCTCATCACTTTCAAGTTCATCAGATCATGTGTTATCATGTCCATTTTGTTGAACTAATGTCAATTTATGATTCTATTATTCCAGATTTGATAGAGATTTAAGGTGGAGGACGGGTGTAAAAATTGTACCAATTCACTGCCACAGCTCAAACAATTTTCAGATCACTCCACAAGCTTTAGAAGCTGCATATAATGATGCAGAAGCCATGAACATCAAAGTGAGAGGGGTGCTAATCACAAACCCTTCAAACCCATTAGGAGCAACAATCCAACGGTCAACTCTTGAAGAGATTCTTGACTTTGTCACTCGCAAGAACATCCATCTTGT harbors:
- the LOC121250478 gene encoding 1-aminocyclopropane-1-carboxylate synthase 7-like, which encodes MQKRLHYLQDKLVMAIEIEQPSAHVGLSKVAVSDTHGEDSPYFAGWKAYDENPYDELSNPSGVIQMGLAENQVSFDLLEEYLEKHAEASSWGKGVSGFRENALFQDYHGLQSFRKAMASFMEQIRGGRAKFDSERVVLTAGATAANELLTFILADPGDALLVPTPYYPGFDRDLRWRTGVKIVPIHCHSSNNFQITPQALEAAYNDAEAMNIKVRGVLITNPSNPLGATIQRSTLEEILDFVTRKNIHLVSDEIYSGSVFSSSEFISVAEVLEARQYKDSERVHIVYSLSKDLGLPGFRVGTIYSYNDKVVTTARRMSSFTLISSQTQHLLASMLSDKKFTENYIKTNRERLRKRYEMIIEGLRSSGIECLKGNAGLFCWMNLSPLLQNQTREGELALWNPMLHEVKLNISPGSSCHCSEPGWFRVCFANMSEQTLQVALKRIQNFMEQIRERDGNLVISSQ